Proteins found in one Candidatus Bathyarchaeota archaeon genomic segment:
- a CDS encoding type II toxin-antitoxin system VapC family toxin, with protein sequence MRLGESGLGRPLDTAVLIDSNIFLEVALAEQHAEACKRFLRRVREGSIRSAITDFHVDSILVVMENYGKTWEELALFLSSLLRYRGLQIYPMGLRGRIRATFMMKDYGLDFDDALAVQALKELSMETIVSYDDDFDSVGWVKRRVPEDIP encoded by the coding sequence ATGAGGCTCGGAGAATCAGGGCTGGGAAGGCCCTTGGATACCGCTGTGTTAATTGACTCGAACATATTCCTAGAGGTGGCATTGGCGGAGCAGCATGCAGAGGCTTGTAAAAGATTCTTGAGGAGGGTGAGGGAGGGCTCCATCAGGTCGGCGATAACGGACTTCCACGTGGACTCTATCTTAGTTGTCATGGAGAATTACGGTAAAACCTGGGAGGAGCTGGCATTGTTCCTGTCCTCCCTCCTCCGCTATAGGGGGCTCCAGATCTATCCTATGGGGTTAAGGGGCCGGATAAGGGCTACCTTCATGATGAAGGATTATGGCTTGGATTTCGACGATGCCCTCGCGGTTCAAGCTCTGAAAGAGCTTTCCATGGAAACGATAGTTTCATATGATGACGATTTTGACTCAGTGGGGTGGGTTAAAAGAAGAGTTCCGGAGGATATCCCCTAA
- a CDS encoding carboxymuconolactone decarboxylase family protein, with product MEILALNPDAQRAFAEFRLAILKGDKILSQRVKRLLAIVAYAVAGCEECVEECTKEALSEGIKGDEILYALTVACLVNGGSALNTCKRAFKILREK from the coding sequence TTGGAGATTTTAGCCCTTAACCCAGATGCGCAGAGGGCATTTGCCGAATTTCGTTTAGCAATTCTAAAAGGCGATAAAATATTGTCGCAAAGGGTCAAACGGCTTCTCGCGATTGTTGCATATGCGGTGGCTGGATGTGAGGAGTGCGTAGAAGAATGCACAAAGGAAGCACTTTCAGAAGGAATAAAAGGAGATGAAATACTTTATGCTCTTACGGTAGCATGTCTCGTTAATGGAGGCTCAGCCCTTAATACCTGTAAAAGGGCATTCAAAATTCTCAGAGAAAAATGA
- the alr gene encoding alanine racemase gives MAEPFFRAQPTLKEIEERLEGYPTWLEVDLDCVTHNLEEIRRRVGVEVIPCVKANAYGHGLVPIVAHLMRRGVRRVLVAKLWEAKQLRGAGLDCGIINIDPIFSNEQYDYVIEEGVTQAVFTREVADRLSKTALRLGLEAGVFVKVDTGLGRVGVRYGEAADFIEYISSLPGLRLEGIFSTFTEDRAYDRIQLERMLAVEGELRRRGIDPGTRSIASSNAILHMPESYLDAVRPGLTIYGVYPEEEDREAGLDLRQALSFKARIELVKWIEAGDPLTYNRRFIAPERMKVGTIHAGYSDGYPRGLSSKGLVRVGGKMCRVLGSVSVNHHIIDLEGVEAKEGDTVELIGREGENTISNLARQAGVMTYTLCVGLNPLTPRVYYERGRPVALSEPKLTNL, from the coding sequence ATGGCGGAGCCATTCTTCAGAGCTCAGCCCACCCTCAAAGAGATAGAGGAGAGATTGGAGGGATACCCTACATGGCTTGAGGTAGACCTCGACTGCGTGACCCATAACCTCGAGGAGATCAGGAGGCGGGTGGGGGTGGAGGTCATCCCGTGCGTGAAGGCCAACGCCTACGGCCACGGCCTAGTTCCAATAGTGGCCCACCTTATGAGGAGGGGGGTAAGGAGGGTTCTAGTCGCGAAGCTCTGGGAGGCCAAGCAGCTGAGGGGGGCGGGCCTCGACTGCGGGATCATCAACATAGACCCCATCTTCTCCAATGAGCAGTATGATTATGTGATCGAGGAAGGGGTCACCCAAGCGGTCTTCACAAGGGAGGTGGCGGATAGGCTAAGCAAGACGGCACTCCGCCTAGGTTTGGAGGCGGGTGTCTTCGTAAAGGTGGATACGGGGCTTGGAAGGGTTGGAGTGAGGTATGGGGAGGCCGCCGACTTCATAGAATATATCTCCTCCCTTCCAGGCCTAAGGCTTGAGGGGATCTTCTCCACCTTCACGGAGGATAGGGCCTACGACAGGATCCAGCTTGAGAGGATGCTGGCCGTGGAGGGGGAGCTGAGGAGGAGGGGGATAGACCCAGGCACGAGGAGCATAGCGAGCAGCAACGCCATCCTCCACATGCCCGAGTCATATCTCGACGCCGTAAGGCCGGGACTGACAATCTACGGGGTATACCCGGAGGAGGAGGACAGGGAGGCGGGCCTAGACCTGAGGCAGGCATTATCCTTCAAGGCCAGGATCGAGCTTGTGAAGTGGATAGAGGCGGGAGACCCCCTAACCTACAATCGGAGGTTCATCGCCCCGGAGAGGATGAAGGTGGGAACCATCCATGCAGGATACTCCGATGGATATCCTAGAGGCCTCTCAAGCAAGGGGCTAGTCAGGGTCGGGGGCAAGATGTGCAGGGTGCTTGGATCCGTCTCCGTCAACCACCACATAATCGACCTCGAGGGGGTCGAGGCCAAGGAGGGAGATACAGTCGAACTCATAGGTAGGGAGGGGGAGAACACCATCAGCAACCTAGCCAGACAAGCAGGAGTAATGACCTACACCCTATGCGTGGGGCTAAACCCCCTAACACCAAGGGTATACTACGAAAGAGGAAGGCCTGTAGCCCTCAGCGAACCCAAGCTAACAAACCTATAA
- a CDS encoding AsnC family transcriptional regulator yields the protein MDELDKRIYSILLRDGRASLSSMGRMLGLSHVAVGNRLKNLCEENLVNIYAGMNIDKLGFRIVIVNCEAETHELQRELMKIFSKCPRAIFITRTTGEYNLMTIMIAEDMDTLNSMVEVCSIRVHKGIRRSEVIIGETPELPKFIPIRLFTDKSEEDAPCGINCGKCLRYNENKCLGCPSTRYYRDINI from the coding sequence ATGGATGAGCTGGATAAGAGGATCTATTCAATACTCCTCAGGGATGGAAGAGCCTCTCTCAGCTCGATGGGCAGGATGCTCGGGCTATCTCATGTAGCGGTAGGGAACAGATTGAAGAATCTATGTGAAGAAAATCTCGTAAATATCTATGCTGGAATGAACATAGATAAACTAGGATTTAGAATTGTGATAGTAAATTGTGAGGCTGAAACTCACGAGCTTCAGAGAGAATTGATGAAAATATTTTCTAAATGTCCTAGAGCCATTTTCATAACGAGAACCACTGGAGAATATAATTTGATGACTATCATGATCGCTGAAGACATGGATACTCTGAATTCTATGGTTGAGGTTTGCTCCATAAGGGTTCATAAGGGAATCAGACGCTCCGAGGTGATAATAGGTGAAACACCAGAATTACCTAAATTCATACCAATAAGACTCTTCACCGATAAATCTGAAGAAGATGCACCGTGTGGCATAAATTGCGGAAAATGTCTTAGATATAATGAAAACAAATGTTTAGGTTGTCCAAGCACAAGATATTATAGAGATATCAATATTTAA
- a CDS encoding caspase family protein, which translates to MNPPHFFWGLLPLPEDLRALHLADIFEPGFHEFAGLLVFATIATIVADDDALLVLEALVNNYYIPREYILLHISDEESSGVHNATLAGIIESINWVNETSTGDDDVIIYFSGHGTGRGKRAGMVAQDGGVLWDHQLAANLTEILGHARRVAVIFDSCFSGGFLDDLEPIPNLLAIMAGRAISFEAAYGHGVFTYWLVCQGIINGYADDPELNPHAKKDGVIPLEEAYDYTYHNLLGQSKPKILDNYEGDFLPLKDN; encoded by the coding sequence ATGAATCCTCCTCACTTTTTCTGGGGTTTACTTCCTCTTCCTGAAGATCTTCGCGCCCTCCATCTAGCAGACATATTCGAACCCGGATTCCACGAGTTCGCAGGCCTCTTGGTTTTTGCGACCATAGCCACAATAGTCGCGGATGATGATGCATTACTAGTTCTGGAGGCGCTTGTCAACAATTACTATATCCCAAGGGAGTATATTCTGCTGCACATTTCAGATGAGGAGTCTTCAGGTGTTCATAACGCCACATTGGCTGGGATAATTGAGAGCATAAACTGGGTGAATGAAACTTCAACTGGAGATGATGATGTTATAATTTATTTCTCGGGTCACGGTACGGGGAGGGGTAAGAGGGCTGGGATGGTCGCGCAGGATGGAGGGGTCCTGTGGGATCATCAGCTTGCAGCCAATCTCACCGAGATACTGGGCCATGCTAGGAGGGTTGCGGTGATATTCGACAGCTGCTTCTCAGGAGGCTTCCTAGACGACCTGGAACCCATACCCAACCTGTTAGCCATAATGGCCGGTAGAGCCATCTCATTCGAGGCCGCCTATGGGCATGGGGTCTTCACATACTGGCTCGTATGTCAGGGAATCATCAATGGCTATGCTGATGATCCAGAGCTCAACCCACACGCAAAAAAGGATGGCGTGATACCCCTTGAGGAGGCTTATGACTACACATACCATAATTTACTAGGGCAGAGCAAGCCCAAGATACTGGATAATTACGAAGGGGACTTCCTTCCCTTGAAAGATAATTGA
- a CDS encoding aldehyde ferredoxin oxidoreductase family protein, protein MPFGYNGKALWVDLESGGMRVEEPSESWYRMYLGGMGAVAYHLLRELEVGVDPLGPDNILVMATGVITGAPFSGSGRNAVGGKSPLTGGFGESDVGGYWGAELKHAGFDAIIFKGASEEPVWLWVEDGKAELRDASSLWGLEVGDCQDRMREEVGEPQAKTALIGPGGERMVRFASVINDLNHVAGRGGMGAVMGSKKLKGVAVRGHNPPKVADPERVRELARLVNSRIPTESRSLHEYGTGAAMDAYAETGNLPTRNFRDGGFKEVTEIDAITLKKRFIVRMETCYACGVRCKKVVELKEPYIVEARYGGPEYETLAALGSDCGVSDLAAICKANELCQRYGLDTISTGATIAFAMECYENKIITKEDTGGIDLRFGNAEAMVRMVEMIGRREGLGDLLAEGVKRASERLGGGAEAYAIHVKGLEVPMHEPRLKKGLGLGYAVCPMGADHCANFHDTFMTPENYLRVRPLGILEEVPVDSLGGDKVRLYKRWTEMRVVANSLSICQFPPWRFTEYVDLVQAVTGWDISILELAEAAERIITLARLFNVREGLTSADDWLPGRFFQPQTSGPLSKRAMDPQELRRAIDLYYEMMGWDRDGIPLQGTLEKLGIGWAEEHLPFKGTERLIV, encoded by the coding sequence TTGCCGTTTGGATATAACGGAAAGGCCCTATGGGTGGATCTCGAGAGCGGGGGGATGAGGGTTGAGGAGCCTTCAGAGAGCTGGTACAGGATGTATCTTGGGGGTATGGGGGCCGTGGCCTACCACCTCCTCAGAGAGCTGGAGGTAGGAGTGGATCCCCTAGGCCCAGATAACATCTTGGTGATGGCGACGGGAGTAATAACCGGCGCTCCATTCTCAGGGAGCGGGCGAAACGCCGTGGGCGGAAAATCCCCACTAACCGGAGGCTTCGGGGAGTCTGATGTTGGAGGCTACTGGGGGGCTGAGCTGAAGCACGCCGGCTTCGACGCCATAATCTTCAAAGGGGCCTCGGAGGAGCCCGTCTGGCTCTGGGTTGAGGATGGGAAGGCCGAGCTGAGGGACGCCTCAAGCCTCTGGGGCCTCGAGGTTGGGGATTGCCAGGATAGGATGAGGGAGGAGGTGGGTGAGCCCCAGGCCAAGACGGCCCTCATAGGACCTGGAGGGGAGAGGATGGTCAGGTTCGCCTCCGTCATCAACGATCTCAACCATGTAGCTGGAAGAGGCGGAATGGGCGCTGTTATGGGGTCCAAGAAGCTGAAGGGGGTGGCTGTGAGGGGCCACAACCCTCCGAAGGTTGCGGATCCAGAGAGGGTTAGGGAGCTGGCCAGGCTCGTCAACTCTAGGATACCGACCGAGTCTCGGAGCCTCCACGAGTACGGGACCGGAGCGGCGATGGACGCCTACGCTGAGACGGGGAACCTCCCGACGAGAAACTTCAGGGATGGAGGCTTCAAGGAGGTCACTGAGATAGACGCGATAACCCTCAAAAAGAGGTTCATCGTTAGGATGGAGACCTGCTACGCTTGTGGGGTGCGCTGCAAAAAGGTTGTTGAGCTTAAGGAGCCCTACATCGTTGAGGCGAGGTATGGGGGACCGGAATATGAAACCCTAGCAGCCCTCGGCTCAGACTGCGGTGTCTCAGACCTAGCCGCCATATGCAAGGCCAACGAGCTATGCCAGAGGTATGGACTTGATACGATAAGCACCGGGGCCACAATAGCCTTCGCCATGGAGTGCTACGAGAACAAGATAATCACTAAGGAGGATACCGGCGGGATCGACCTGAGATTCGGGAACGCTGAGGCCATGGTCAGGATGGTTGAGATGATCGGGAGGAGGGAGGGGCTAGGAGACCTGTTGGCCGAGGGGGTGAAGAGGGCCTCGGAGAGGCTTGGAGGGGGAGCGGAGGCCTACGCCATCCACGTGAAGGGTTTGGAGGTCCCGATGCATGAGCCGAGGTTGAAGAAGGGGCTCGGCCTAGGCTACGCCGTCTGCCCCATGGGCGCGGATCACTGCGCCAACTTCCACGACACCTTCATGACGCCCGAGAACTACTTGAGGGTAAGGCCCCTCGGGATCCTCGAGGAGGTCCCGGTCGACAGCCTGGGAGGGGATAAGGTGAGGCTGTATAAGAGGTGGACGGAGATGAGGGTGGTCGCCAACAGCCTATCCATCTGCCAGTTCCCACCTTGGAGGTTCACGGAGTATGTGGACCTGGTTCAGGCTGTCACTGGATGGGACATATCGATACTGGAGCTCGCTGAGGCCGCTGAGAGGATCATCACCCTGGCCAGGTTATTCAACGTGAGGGAGGGCCTAACATCAGCTGACGACTGGCTCCCTGGGAGGTTCTTCCAGCCTCAGACCTCGGGCCCCCTATCCAAGAGGGCGATGGATCCCCAGGAGCTCAGGAGGGCTATAGACCTCTACTACGAGATGATGGGCTGGGACAGGGATGGGATACCCTTACAAGGGACCCTCGAGAAGCTCGGGATCGGGTGGGCTGAGGAGCATCTCCCCTTCAAAGGGACTGAGAGGCTGATAGTCTGA
- a CDS encoding 4Fe-4S dicluster domain-containing protein, which produces MYGILVDVDECIGCHACEVACKNSHEFPKEIMVQRVISVEEGEFPSVKILQSPVERCMHCLEPACVSACPFGAITKTERGPVIIDHEKCTGCQLCVKACPWKIPKFNLETRKVYKCDLCYNRLQEGLHPACVEVCPVGALKFGDREELLKEAKSRKRYVYGEVEAGGTSLIYASNEPLTKIGLPKLIP; this is translated from the coding sequence ATGTATGGAATACTCGTTGATGTAGACGAATGTATAGGATGCCATGCCTGCGAAGTCGCATGCAAAAACTCGCATGAGTTTCCAAAAGAGATCATGGTGCAACGGGTTATTTCAGTTGAGGAAGGCGAATTCCCCTCGGTCAAAATTCTTCAATCACCTGTTGAGAGGTGCATGCACTGTCTAGAACCAGCATGCGTTTCAGCATGCCCATTCGGCGCAATAACAAAGACCGAGCGGGGACCAGTAATTATAGATCACGAGAAATGCACCGGATGCCAGCTATGCGTAAAAGCATGCCCATGGAAAATTCCGAAGTTCAACTTAGAAACAAGGAAGGTTTACAAATGCGACCTATGCTACAATAGACTCCAGGAGGGCCTACATCCAGCATGTGTTGAAGTCTGCCCGGTTGGAGCATTAAAATTTGGAGATCGTGAGGAACTCCTCAAAGAAGCCAAATCCAGGAAGAGGTATGTTTACGGCGAGGTTGAGGCTGGCGGTACATCGCTCATTTACGCCTCGAATGAGCCTTTAACAAAGATAGGCTTACCAAAACTGATTCCATAA
- a CDS encoding type II toxin-antitoxin system VapC family toxin: MKVIDASALSAYLLREEGFEEIRKFILEGTISLDLVLKEVANAILLAYRRNRLKLEEVGKAFEALKYLLNINIKIESQEALLEEAFNIAFKGDVSIYDALYIELARRRKVELISRDDKQVKVAGDFGVRALFI; encoded by the coding sequence GTGAAGGTCATTGATGCTTCAGCACTTTCAGCATATCTCTTAAGGGAGGAAGGATTTGAAGAGATTAGGAAATTTATATTAGAGGGTACCATTAGTTTAGATTTAGTATTGAAGGAAGTCGCCAACGCCATTTTACTAGCTTATAGGAGGAACAGGTTAAAGCTTGAAGAAGTCGGAAAGGCATTTGAGGCCCTAAAATATCTATTAAATATTAACATTAAAATTGAGAGTCAAGAGGCCCTACTAGAAGAAGCGTTTAACATAGCGTTTAAAGGCGATGTATCGATATATGACGCGTTATACATAGAATTGGCGAGGAGGCGTAAAGTTGAATTGATATCGAGGGATGATAAACAAGTTAAGGTAGCCGGAGATTTTGGAGTGAGGGCTCTGTTCATTTAG
- a CDS encoding CopG family transcriptional regulator, which translates to MVYRSAVSVVSVKVPREVKVKMDSLKNVVDWPKEIREFIVMKIEEFERIRNVEVVENILKDMPKQPKGSISRLVREDREGH; encoded by the coding sequence TTGGTATACCGATCCGCCGTGAGCGTTGTGAGCGTTAAGGTTCCAAGGGAGGTTAAAGTAAAGATGGATAGTCTTAAAAACGTGGTTGATTGGCCCAAGGAGATTAGGGAGTTCATAGTTATGAAGATTGAGGAGTTTGAGAGGATAAGAAATGTTGAGGTGGTCGAGAACATTCTTAAGGATATGCCAAAGCAGCCTAAAGGATCTATTTCGCGGTTGGTGAGGGAGGATCGTGAAGGTCATTGA
- a CDS encoding aspartate aminotransferase family protein, whose translation MSCKPFSEDEVKRLYDEGKTYLIQRWEPRPGVEEPIVVWGEGAYFYDARGKRYIDLISQLYNVHIGLGNREIIEAAKRQLEELAYSSPSYFNVPQIQLAKRLAQITPGDLCKSFFSNSGTEANEAAIKLAQLYRGAPKIISFWDAYHGSTYASMSVGGSARNRQLPGLSIFEEFKHVPAPYCYRCPFKKTYPDCDLLCADFIRYTMEKEGEKFIAAFMAEPICSWAGQVVPPPDYWPRLRRICDEKGILLIFDEVMTGFARTGRMFACEHWNVLPDIETYAKGITSGYVPLGATIVNKKIADYFDEKGFPHSYTYSGHALACATALAVIDYYYKERLAERAAKMGAYMMDELRGMQERQPIIGDIRGLGLFMGVELVANPETRDDIVPKSLTPEQRLDPSHNPMVYLTDKAKEKGLIVGTSPGTGIIRMMPCLTITEEQVEEGLNLLEEVIGETAKRFDLPKRA comes from the coding sequence ATGAGTTGTAAGCCTTTCAGTGAGGATGAGGTTAAGCGCCTCTACGATGAGGGGAAGACCTACCTGATCCAGAGGTGGGAGCCCCGTCCAGGGGTTGAGGAGCCCATCGTCGTTTGGGGTGAGGGTGCGTACTTCTATGATGCCAGAGGAAAGAGATACATAGATCTCATCTCTCAACTTTATAATGTCCATATCGGGCTGGGGAACAGGGAGATCATCGAGGCCGCTAAGAGGCAGCTCGAGGAGCTCGCCTATTCTTCCCCCAGCTACTTCAACGTTCCCCAGATACAGCTGGCCAAGAGGCTCGCCCAGATAACCCCAGGCGACCTGTGCAAATCATTCTTCAGCAATAGCGGGACGGAGGCGAATGAGGCTGCGATAAAGCTCGCTCAGCTCTATAGGGGAGCCCCCAAGATCATAAGTTTCTGGGATGCCTATCATGGCTCCACCTATGCCTCTATGAGCGTGGGAGGGAGCGCCCGTAATAGGCAGCTCCCAGGCCTCAGCATCTTCGAGGAGTTCAAGCATGTACCCGCCCCATACTGCTACAGGTGCCCATTCAAGAAGACCTATCCTGACTGCGACCTCCTCTGCGCTGATTTCATCCGCTACACGATGGAGAAGGAGGGGGAGAAGTTCATAGCCGCCTTCATGGCGGAGCCTATATGCAGCTGGGCTGGGCAGGTGGTCCCACCCCCAGATTACTGGCCCAGGTTGAGGAGGATCTGCGACGAGAAGGGGATCCTCCTAATCTTCGACGAGGTTATGACCGGCTTCGCGAGGACTGGGAGGATGTTCGCCTGCGAGCACTGGAACGTGCTTCCAGACATCGAGACCTACGCGAAGGGGATAACCTCAGGCTACGTCCCATTGGGGGCCACCATCGTCAACAAGAAGATCGCCGACTACTTCGACGAGAAGGGCTTTCCCCACAGCTATACTTACAGCGGCCACGCTCTGGCCTGCGCCACCGCTCTCGCGGTGATAGACTACTATTATAAGGAGAGGCTGGCGGAGAGGGCTGCCAAGATGGGGGCGTATATGATGGATGAGTTGAGGGGAATGCAGGAGAGGCAGCCCATAATCGGAGACATAAGGGGCCTAGGCCTCTTCATGGGTGTCGAGCTCGTGGCAAACCCCGAGACCAGAGATGACATAGTCCCGAAGAGCCTGACCCCCGAGCAGAGGCTTGACCCAAGTCACAACCCAATGGTCTACCTCACAGATAAGGCCAAGGAGAAGGGCCTCATAGTCGGAACCAGCCCGGGGACAGGCATAATAAGGATGATGCCCTGCCTAACCATAACAGAGGAGCAGGTGGAGGAGGGCCTCAACCTCCTAGAGGAGGTTATAGGGGAGACTGCGAAGAGGTTCGACCTTCCAAAGAGAGCTTGA
- a CDS encoding molybdopterin-dependent oxidoreductase produces MKDTSLILSASSESDEDIELKYGYCRNNCMLHCGRIAVVKNGRVVEIRGWKGHPISDGKLCAKGLAAIDDTYSENRILYPMKRVGEEFERIGWEQALNEIAERLREIRKEWDGKPLHDMTAEELRRVARYATPRNSCGEAEFLIYMRFGRAFKSAPHYSGCIACNGNWWRARLAVTGHEHPVNPIDTIIDSKLILDFGYNIAETAVVAFKWIRKARDNGVEFIYIDPRYTKTAAGASEYIPIRPGTDGALILGIMYVLIENNWTYPYLQYYVDEKEYEDFVEKVVKKYPPEKVEKITWVPSAKIRELAQKIHEAGRKVAIISGSRTSTQTNGFDTGRLFAILNLMIGCYGVSGGGDYNPKPGVVPSHYIPWAAAAPHKYPEFMYPDDPHHWGKGWIPEAAWPQVKEQMKAYIGLGGNPIVRAAGDQRGVFEHLKKNGLVVVGTAEWNEMCDYAHYILPLTTDLESSGSTILCSTNRAVQWKDAAVPPLGEAKPDWWIMNELAHRIFGDETMFRECPDCERRVKEILRQGGILDEAWEELIGQYLDEIHTRLSKGENIDDIAADLAKRIGHDPSNHKYVIRNIELRYRLEFKKLGEKVGFDLDNHGLLWPYNIFKQGPEAIYWYWWKFNMILWPVPPGSPAEKEPEKYHPFSGLRLDIVKQRGVVYFPAPLFLMEEDPNYRGEKVEFERCPGCWKKSTEMGLPDIPLLWTPSERWNGKTGGFYPWKAGKAYIDLKGETWNGAGLPEWKEPAESPKDTSEKIDWKEEYPLVMTTGKLTHLMTGHSQNINELLLRIDEKPSVWIHPSTAEYLGIKDGDIVKIITPRSPKNGLKMRVKLTARIHPKIVFVPTHTGPKAISEDFRNEGVMLVTSTGEDPYTRMVGYSTNACRVEKV; encoded by the coding sequence ATGAAAGATACAAGTCTTATTTTGTCAGCTTCTTCGGAAAGCGATGAAGATATAGAACTGAAGTACGGATATTGCAGAAATAACTGCATGCTTCATTGCGGAAGGATAGCCGTTGTGAAGAATGGAAGGGTTGTTGAAATTCGCGGTTGGAAAGGCCATCCCATAAGCGACGGGAAACTCTGCGCTAAGGGATTGGCTGCGATCGATGACACGTACAGTGAAAACAGGATTCTTTACCCGATGAAGAGGGTTGGAGAAGAATTTGAAAGAATTGGCTGGGAACAGGCACTGAACGAAATTGCTGAAAGGCTCCGAGAAATACGTAAGGAATGGGATGGAAAGCCTCTTCATGATATGACTGCCGAGGAGCTTAGAAGGGTCGCTCGGTATGCTACTCCAAGAAACTCATGTGGAGAGGCAGAATTTTTAATTTATATGAGGTTCGGTAGGGCATTCAAATCAGCCCCCCACTATTCTGGATGCATAGCTTGCAACGGCAACTGGTGGAGAGCGCGACTCGCCGTTACAGGACACGAGCACCCAGTCAATCCTATAGACACTATCATTGACTCTAAACTCATCTTAGACTTTGGTTATAACATAGCCGAAACAGCTGTTGTAGCCTTTAAGTGGATAAGAAAAGCGAGGGATAATGGAGTAGAGTTCATCTACATCGACCCTAGGTATACAAAAACAGCTGCTGGAGCAAGCGAATATATACCCATTAGACCAGGAACTGATGGCGCATTAATCCTAGGAATAATGTATGTCCTCATAGAAAACAATTGGACCTATCCGTACCTGCAATATTATGTTGACGAGAAAGAGTATGAAGACTTCGTTGAGAAGGTTGTTAAGAAATATCCTCCGGAGAAAGTTGAGAAGATCACATGGGTTCCATCAGCTAAGATAAGAGAGTTAGCACAGAAAATCCATGAAGCTGGACGTAAAGTTGCTATAATCTCCGGCTCGCGCACGAGCACACAGACAAATGGATTCGATACCGGAAGATTATTTGCTATATTAAATTTGATGATTGGCTGTTATGGGGTATCTGGAGGCGGAGACTACAACCCTAAACCGGGAGTCGTCCCCTCCCACTATATTCCATGGGCTGCAGCGGCTCCACATAAATATCCAGAATTCATGTACCCCGATGATCCACACCACTGGGGTAAGGGCTGGATTCCCGAGGCCGCCTGGCCTCAGGTAAAAGAACAAATGAAAGCATATATCGGTTTAGGTGGAAACCCGATTGTCCGGGCAGCAGGAGATCAGCGAGGGGTCTTTGAACACTTGAAGAAGAACGGGTTGGTGGTAGTTGGCACAGCTGAATGGAACGAAATGTGCGATTATGCCCATTACATACTTCCATTGACAACCGATCTCGAGTCATCGGGTTCAACAATTTTATGTTCAACCAATCGTGCCGTGCAATGGAAGGATGCAGCAGTTCCCCCGCTTGGAGAGGCTAAACCCGACTGGTGGATCATGAATGAACTAGCCCATAGAATATTCGGGGATGAAACCATGTTCAGGGAATGCCCAGACTGCGAAAGGAGGGTAAAGGAGATTCTAAGACAAGGAGGCATATTAGACGAGGCTTGGGAAGAACTTATAGGGCAATATCTCGATGAAATCCACACACGCCTATCAAAGGGAGAGAATATAGACGATATCGCCGCTGACCTTGCCAAAAGAATCGGTCATGATCCAAGTAATCACAAATATGTCATAAGAAACATTGAATTACGCTACCGTTTAGAATTTAAAAAGTTGGGTGAAAAGGTCGGATTTGACCTTGACAACCATGGCCTATTATGGCCCTACAACATATTCAAGCAGGGACCAGAAGCAATATACTGGTACTGGTGGAAATTCAACATGATTTTATGGCCAGTACCACCAGGATCCCCTGCAGAGAAAGAACCAGAAAAATATCATCCATTCTCAGGGCTTAGGCTAGATATCGTGAAACAGAGGGGCGTCGTCTACTTCCCAGCCCCACTGTTTCTGATGGAGGAAGACCCCAACTACCGCGGGGAGAAAGTTGAATTCGAGAGATGTCCAGGGTGCTGGAAAAAGAGCACAGAGATGGGGTTACCCGATATACCCCTACTTTGGACCCCATCTGAAAGGTGGAATGGCAAGACGGGGGGCTTCTATCCATGGAAGGCTGGGAAGGCTTACATTGACCTGAAAGGGGAAACATGGAATGGCGCAGGCCTTCCAGAGTGGAAAGAACCGGCGGAATCTCCTAAAGACACAAGTGAAAAGATCGATTGGAAAGAAGAATATCCTTTGGTAATGACCACTGGCAAGCTTACACATCTGATGACTGGCCACAGCCAAAACATTAACGAACTTCTTTTAAGGATTGATGAAAAGCCTTCTGTTTGGATCCATCCATCCACCGCTGAATACTTAGGAATCAAGGATGGAGATATCGTCAAGATAATAACTCCTAGGTCGCCCAAAAACGGCCTGAAAATGAGGGTTAAACTGACTGCGCGTATTCATCCAAAGATAGTATTCGTACCAACCCACACGGGTCCGAAGGCGATAAGTGAAGATTTCCGAAATGAGGGTGTAATGCTTGTAACATCAACGGGTGAGGATCCATACACAAGAATGGTTGGATATAGCACAAATGCTTGCAGAGTTGAGAAGGTGTAG